The DNA region GCGCCGTCGTGGTGACCAGCGCCAAGGAGAAGGTCTTCTGCGCGGGCGCCAACATCCGCATGCTGGCGGCCTCCCCGCACGGCTGGAAGGTGAACTTCTGCAAGTTCACCAACGAGACCCGCAACGGCATCGAGGACGCCACCGCCCACTCCGGGCAGACCTACATCGCCGCGGTCAACGGCGCCGCGTCCGGCGGCGGTTACGAACTGGCGCTGGCCTGCGACCGCATCATGCTCGTCGACGACCGCTCCACCACCGTCTCCCTGCCCGAACTGCCGCTGCTGGGCGTGCTTCCCGGCACCGGAGGGCTGACGCGCGTCACCGACAAGCGACATGTACGGCGTGACATCGCGGACTTCTTCGCCACCAGGTCCGAGGGCGTGGGCGGCAAGAAGGCCGTCGCCTGGCGGCTCGTCGACGAGACCGTGCCGCGCACCGCATGGGACGAGGCGGTCGCGGGACGCGCCGCGGAGGCCGCCGCAGCGGCCGGCAGCACCGTCGGCGCCGAAGCCGGGACCGCCGGGATCGAACTGACGCCGCTGGTCAAGTCCCGTACGGACAGCGCTATTTCGTACCGTCATGTCTCCGCCCGCATGGACCGGAAAGCGAAAGCCGTGGAGATCAACGTCGCGGGCCCGGAGGCGGCGCCGCCGTCCGGGATGGCCGAAGTCCACCGGCAGGGCGCGCAGTTCTGGACGCTCGCGATGACACGCGAACTGGACGACCTGATCCTCGATCTGCGTACCAACGAACCCGAGCTGGGCACCTGGGTGCTGCGCACCAGCGGCGACCCGCAGCACGTCCTCGACCACGACCGGCTGCTGCTCGACAACGACGGGGACTGGCTGGCCCGCGAGATCCTGCTCTACCTCAAGCGCACCCTGAAACGCCTCGACGTCACCAGCCGCAGCCTCATCGCCCTTGTGGAGCCCCGCAGTTGTTTCGCCGGGTCGCTGCTGGAACTCGCCCTCGCCGCCGACCGCGGCTATCAGCTCCTCGGCGTCTTCGAGGACGAGGACCCCGACGCGCCGCCGGCGACCGTGACCGCCGGGCCCGCCAACTTCGGTGCTCTGCCCATGTCCAACGGCCTCTCCCGGCTGGCGACCCGCCACTACCACGACCCGGAGGCGCTGGCCGCCGTCGAGGCCGTGGCCGGCAAGCCCCTGGGGGCCGTCGAAGCCGAACGTCTCGGCCTGGTCACCTTCGCCCCCGACGACATCGACTGGGCGGAGGAGGTCCGCATCGCCGTGGAGGAACGGGCGAGCTTCAGCCCCGACGCGCTCACCGGCCTGGAGGCCAACTACCGCTTCCCGGGCCCGGAAACGCTGGAGACCAAGATCTTCGGACGGCTCAGCGCCTGGCAGAACTGGATCTTCACCCGGCCCGGCGCCTCCGGGCCCGAGGGTGCCCTGCGCTCCTACGGCACGGGCCGCCGCGCCGACTTCGACCGAAAGCGAGTCTGAGATGCCCGTGAACGGAGCCGACTACAGCGAGAAGATCCCCAACAACGTCGACCTGCGCGAGGACCGCCGCCTCCAGCGGGCCCTGGAGTCCTGGCAGCCCGACTTCCTCAACTGGTGGGAGTCGATGGGCCCTTCACTGCCCACCCAGGACGTCTATCTGCGTACGGCGGTCGACGTGGGCCGCGAAGGCTGGGCGCACTTCGGGCACGTAGCCATGAAGGACTACCGCTGGGGGATCTTCCTCGCCGAACGCGACCGCGACCGCCGCATCGGCTTCGGCGCCCACAAGGGCGAACCGGCCTGGCAGAAGGTCCCCGGCGAGTACCGCGCCGACCTCCAGCGCCTCATCGTCATCCAGGGCGACACCGAACCGGCCAGCGTCGAACAGCAGCGCAACCTCGGTGCGACCGCGCCCAGCCTCTACGACCTGCGCAACCTCTTCCAGGTCAACGTCGAGGAGGGCCGCCACCTTTGGGCCATGGTCTATCTGCTGCACGCCTACTTCGGACGCGAAGGACGCGAGGAGGCCGAGGAGTTGCTGCACCGCAACTCCGGCAGCGACGAATCGCCGCGCATACTCGGCGCGTTCAACGAGGAGACCCCCGACTGGCTGTCGTTCTTCATGTTCACCTACTTCACCGACCGCGACGGCAAGTACCAGCTCGGCACCCTCAAGGAGTCCGGCTTCGACCCGCTCTCGCGCACCTGCGAGTTCATGCTCAAGGAAGAGGCGCACCACATGTTCGTCGGTACGACGGGCATCGACCGCGTCGTCGAGCGGACCGCCCGGCTGATGATCGACCACGACACGGACGACGTGGCCGCCCTCGGCGCCATCCCGCTCGACGTGGTCCAGAAGTACCTCAACTTCCACTACTCCGTCTCGCTCGACCTCTTCGGCAGCGAGACCTCCAGCAACGTCGCCAACTACTACACGGCGGGCCTCAAGGGCCGCTGGCGCGAGGACCGGCGCAAGGACGACCACCGGCTCACCGACGACTCGTTCCTCGTGGACGCCCTCGTCGACGGCGAGATCGGCACCACCGAGGTCGCGGCGCTCGTCGGCCTCAACACCGATCTGCGGCGCGAGTACATCGGCGACTGCCAAAGCGGCGTCAACCGCTGGAACAAGATCCTCGAAGACGCCGGGCTCGCACCGCGGTTCCGGCTGCCGAGCGTCGCGTTCAACCGCAAGGTGGGCGCCTTCGCGGGAATCGAGGCCACACCCGACGGCACGGTGCTCTCACCGCAGGAGTGGGAGCGGCGCAGGGACGCGTGGCTGCCGACGGACGCCGACAAGGCGTATGTGTGCTCCCTGATGCGGCCCGTGCACGAACGCGGCAAGATCGCCGGCTGGATCGCCCCGCCCCGCCGGGGCATCAACGGTCAGCCCTTCGACTACGAGTACGTCCATCTGGCGTGAGGGCGCGGGGAGTCGGCGGACCGGAGAAGCGGGTGTGTCGGGGAGTCGGGGAGTCGGGGAGCTGCGCCGTGGCGGCACCGGTTCGCCCCGAGACCCCGCGCTCAACTCCCGGCGCGTTCCTGCTGCTCGGCCTTCCGCCCGGCTCCCCGCGCCGCCTGCGGCTCGTCCTCGTGCACGCCCTGGTGCTGGTCGTTCTGCTCGCTCGTGGCCGGTGCGCTCGCATGCCGCCGCCCCCGTAGCCTCAGCCCGATCAGCGCGACGGCCAGCAGCACCCCGAACACGCCCGCGACAACGGGGACTCCGGTCCACTCCAGGGCGTTCGCGATGGTCCGCTGCACCGTGCCCGCCCCGTCGACCACCGGATCGCCGCCCGTGGTGCCGCCGCCGAGTGCGCGGATCTCGTACCAGCCGTAGTACGAGGTGTAGGCGCCCACGAGGACGAGCAGCGCGCCGCCCAGACGCGAGGCGACCGCGCCCAGCCGCCGCAGGCCGCCCACCGTGGCCGTACGGGCGAGGGCCACGGCCAGAGCCGCCGTGCCCACGACGGCGCCCATCCCCGCCGCGTACGCCCCGAAGAGCAGCACCCCGCCCCAGGTCGAACCGCTGCGGAACGCCGACACCACGATGGCGAGGAACGGCGCGATCGTGCAGCCGAGCGACGCCACGGCGTACGCACCGCCGAACAGTGCCATCGACGGCACGGACCGGGTGACCGACGGCGCACGGCGCACCTTCGGCAGCAGCGACGGAAGCCCGCGCCCCGCCAGCAGCCACACGCCGAGAGCGGCCAGAAGCAGCCCGAACACCACGGTGAACCACGGCAGATGCTGCTGCACCTGGCTCGCCACGGGCGCCACGACCAGCCCGAAGACGCCGAAGACGGCCGCGAAACCCACCGTCATCGCGGCGGTCGCGGCCAGCGCCCGCCCCACGGCCGCGCCCCGCGAGGGCGAGTCGTCGCCCAGCACCAGCAGCGACAGATAGGCGGGCAGCAGCGCGAAGCCGCAGGGGTTGACCGCCGCGAGCATGCCCGCGGTCAGCGCCAGTGCGAGGGGGACGTCGGCCATGTGTCGGCGGGTGCGCGGCAGTTCAGCCGGCCAGCCCGGCCACCTGCTTGGTGAGCTGGTCGGGACTCGTCGCAGCCCCCTCGTGGACCGTCTTGCCGTTCTTGTCGAGCATCACGTACGAACTCTGCTGCGAGATGCCGAACTTCTTCCAGACGGCGCCCTTCTGGTCGTTGAGGTGCGGGAAGTTGCCGACCTTCTGCGTCTTGACGAAGCCGCGTATCGGCTCGGTCTTGTCCAGACCGGCCACGCCCACGAAGTTGATCTTGCCCTTGTACTTGTCGGCGAGCTTCGCCGTCTGCGCTGCCTGCCCCTGGCACGTCCCGCACCACGGCGCCCAGAACCACAGCACGGACGGCTTCCCGGCCAGCGTCTCGCCCTTGAACGACTTTCCGTCGAGGGTCGTGCTCGCGAACCTCAGCTTCGCGGGGGCGGACTTGCCGTCCGGCGCCTTCTCGCCCGGTGCGATCCCGGCCGGGGCGTCCTTGTCCTTGCCGGCGTCGCCGCCCTTCTCGCCGCCGGCGTCGTTGCCCTTGTCCTCGTCCGCCGCGGCCTTGCCCGACGGCTTCGGCTGGTCGTCCATGCCGCAGCCCGCCACGGACAACGCGCTCGCCACGAGCAGGGCAGTGAGGACGGTACGGGTTCGACCGGCACGCATCATCTGAATCCTCTGGTCACGGATCGGGCTCGTCACGCTAGGACGTCACGCCCGGCACCAGTCGGTCTTTAGCGGCACCTGACTAATCCGCACTGATCCGCGGCGGGGAACGGGCTGTTGCCGCCCGGAGCTACGGAGGCGGATGCCCTCCCGGGCCGCCCGCGCGCTCTGTGCCCCCGTCACCGGTGAGACCTCCGCGACCTGCGCGGCCTCTGCGCCCTTTGATCCCGCTCCATCCGCGTGACCTCCACGGCCGAGGGGCGGGTCCCCGGGAAACCGGAAGCCCAGGAGGAGCACGATGCGCAGACCGTGGGGCCCGGACGGTGACGCGGCCCACGGCCCGCGGCCCTCGGGCCCCGCGTCGAGGGGCGGGCCCGCCGCCGCCCACGGCCCGGCGCCCGCTCCGCAGCGCCGGACCACCGGAAGGACGACGGGGATGGACACCCACTGGCACGCCTTCAGCTACACGGGCCACGCAAGACCCCGGGACGCCGAGGCCCGCGACCCGGAATCGGCCACTCCGCCCATCGAGTTGGACAAGTGGTTCCGCAAACCCCGCTCGATGATGTCCGGCACCTTCACCGACGCCGCCGCTGCCGCGGACTGGCTGGAGCGCGAACTCACCGAGTCGCCGCCGCCCGACGGTGCCCTCCCCGTACGTACGCACATGCGCGCCGCACGCGACGCGCTGCGCCGAGGCTCCGACGCATA from Streptomyces marispadix includes:
- a CDS encoding redoxin family protein, which codes for MRAGRTRTVLTALLVASALSVAGCGMDDQPKPSGKAAADEDKGNDAGGEKGGDAGKDKDAPAGIAPGEKAPDGKSAPAKLRFASTTLDGKSFKGETLAGKPSVLWFWAPWCGTCQGQAAQTAKLADKYKGKINFVGVAGLDKTEPIRGFVKTQKVGNFPHLNDQKGAVWKKFGISQQSSYVMLDKNGKTVHEGAATSPDQLTKQVAGLAG
- a CDS encoding cytochrome c biogenesis CcdA family protein, giving the protein MADVPLALALTAGMLAAVNPCGFALLPAYLSLLVLGDDSPSRGAAVGRALAATAAMTVGFAAVFGVFGLVVAPVASQVQQHLPWFTVVFGLLLAALGVWLLAGRGLPSLLPKVRRAPSVTRSVPSMALFGGAYAVASLGCTIAPFLAIVVSAFRSGSTWGGVLLFGAYAAGMGAVVGTAALAVALARTATVGGLRRLGAVASRLGGALLVLVGAYTSYYGWYEIRALGGGTTGGDPVVDGAGTVQRTIANALEWTGVPVVAGVFGVLLAVALIGLRLRGRRHASAPATSEQNDQHQGVHEDEPQAARGAGRKAEQQERAGS
- the boxB gene encoding benzoyl-CoA 2,3-epoxidase subunit BoxB; translation: MPVNGADYSEKIPNNVDLREDRRLQRALESWQPDFLNWWESMGPSLPTQDVYLRTAVDVGREGWAHFGHVAMKDYRWGIFLAERDRDRRIGFGAHKGEPAWQKVPGEYRADLQRLIVIQGDTEPASVEQQRNLGATAPSLYDLRNLFQVNVEEGRHLWAMVYLLHAYFGREGREEAEELLHRNSGSDESPRILGAFNEETPDWLSFFMFTYFTDRDGKYQLGTLKESGFDPLSRTCEFMLKEEAHHMFVGTTGIDRVVERTARLMIDHDTDDVAALGAIPLDVVQKYLNFHYSVSLDLFGSETSSNVANYYTAGLKGRWREDRRKDDHRLTDDSFLVDALVDGEIGTTEVAALVGLNTDLRREYIGDCQSGVNRWNKILEDAGLAPRFRLPSVAFNRKVGAFAGIEATPDGTVLSPQEWERRRDAWLPTDADKAYVCSLMRPVHERGKIAGWIAPPRRGINGQPFDYEYVHLA
- the boxC gene encoding 2,3-epoxybenzoyl-CoA dihydrolase; this translates as MTTTAETEPETAADQPVHVDFRTEPSRYRHWRIDVESPVATLTMDVDEQGGLLPGYELKLNSYDLGVDIELHDAVQRLRFEHPGVRAVVVTSAKEKVFCAGANIRMLAASPHGWKVNFCKFTNETRNGIEDATAHSGQTYIAAVNGAASGGGYELALACDRIMLVDDRSTTVSLPELPLLGVLPGTGGLTRVTDKRHVRRDIADFFATRSEGVGGKKAVAWRLVDETVPRTAWDEAVAGRAAEAAAAAGSTVGAEAGTAGIELTPLVKSRTDSAISYRHVSARMDRKAKAVEINVAGPEAAPPSGMAEVHRQGAQFWTLAMTRELDDLILDLRTNEPELGTWVLRTSGDPQHVLDHDRLLLDNDGDWLAREILLYLKRTLKRLDVTSRSLIALVEPRSCFAGSLLELALAADRGYQLLGVFEDEDPDAPPATVTAGPANFGALPMSNGLSRLATRHYHDPEALAAVEAVAGKPLGAVEAERLGLVTFAPDDIDWAEEVRIAVEERASFSPDALTGLEANYRFPGPETLETKIFGRLSAWQNWIFTRPGASGPEGALRSYGTGRRADFDRKRV